The Harpia harpyja isolate bHarHar1 chromosome 13, bHarHar1 primary haplotype, whole genome shotgun sequence genome contains a region encoding:
- the TIA1 gene encoding cytotoxic granule associated RNA binding protein TIA1 isoform X4 has translation MEDEMPKTLYVGNLSRDVTEALILQLFSQIGPCKNCKMIMDTAGNDPYCFVEFYEHRHAAAALAAMNGRKIMGKEVKVNWATTPSSQKKDTSSSTVVNTQRSQDHFHVFVGDLSPEITTEDIKAAFAPFGRISVSLKNGQNCHG, from the exons ATGGAGGATGAAATGCCCAAGACCCT GTACGTGGGGAACCTGTCCAGAGACGTGACCGAAGCTCTAATCCTCCAGCTGTTCAGCCAGATCGGACCATGCAAAAACTGCAAAATGATAATGGAT ACAGCTGGAAACGATCCGTACTGTTTCGTGGAGTTCTATGAGCACCGGCACGCGGCCGCAGCGCTGGCTGCTATGAACGGCCGGAAGATAATGGGTAAG GAGGTCAAAGTGAACTGGGCGACGACCCCCAGCAGCCAGAAGAAAGATACCAGCA GTAGTACCGTTGTCAACACACAGCGTTCACAAG ACCATTTCCATGTCTTTGTCGGAGACCTCAGTCCAGAAATTACAACGGAAGATATAAAAGCAGCTTTTGCGCCATTTGGAAGAATATC AGTGTCTCTGAAGAATGGACAGAATTGCCATGGCTAA
- the TIA1 gene encoding cytotoxic granule associated RNA binding protein TIA1 isoform X1, with protein sequence MEDEMPKTLYVGNLSRDVTEALILQLFSQIGPCKNCKMIMDTAGNDPYCFVEFYEHRHAAAALAAMNGRKIMGKEVKVNWATTPSSQKKDTSSSTVVNTQRSQDHFHVFVGDLSPEITTEDIKAAFAPFGRISDARVVKDMATGKSKGYGFVSFFNKWDAENAIQQMGGQWLGGRQIRTNWATRKPPAPKSTYESNAKQLSYDDVVNQSSPSNCTVYCGGVTSGLTEQLMRQTFSPFGQIMEIRVFPDKGYSFVRFNSHESAAHAIVSVNGTTIEGHVVKCYWGKETPDMIGPVQQNQIGYPPAYGQWGQWYGNAQIGQYVPNGWQVPAYGMYGQAWNQQGFNQTQSSAAWMGANYGVQPPQGQNGSVITNQTGYRVAGFETP encoded by the exons ATGGAGGATGAAATGCCCAAGACCCT GTACGTGGGGAACCTGTCCAGAGACGTGACCGAAGCTCTAATCCTCCAGCTGTTCAGCCAGATCGGACCATGCAAAAACTGCAAAATGATAATGGAT ACAGCTGGAAACGATCCGTACTGTTTCGTGGAGTTCTATGAGCACCGGCACGCGGCCGCAGCGCTGGCTGCTATGAACGGCCGGAAGATAATGGGTAAG GAGGTCAAAGTGAACTGGGCGACGACCCCCAGCAGCCAGAAGAAAGATACCAGCA GTAGTACCGTTGTCAACACACAGCGTTCACAAG ACCATTTCCATGTCTTTGTCGGAGACCTCAGTCCAGAAATTACAACGGAAGATATAAAAGCAGCTTTTGCGCCATTTGGAAGAATATC AGACGCGCGTGTGGTTAAGGACATGGCAACGGGAAAATCTAAAGGATACGGCTTCGTTTCCTTCTTCAATAAATGG GACGCAGAGAACGCGATTCAGCAGATGGGCGGTCAGTGGCTCGGTGGAAGGCAAATCAGAACGAACTGGGCGACGAGAAAACCTCCGGCTCCAAAGAGTACATACGAAT CAAACGCCAAACAGCTGTCTTACGACGACGTGGTCAATCAGTCCAGCCCGAGCAACTGCACCGTGTACTGCGGAGGTGTTACTTCGGGACTGACAG AACAGCTAATGCGCCAGACCTTTTCTCCCTTCGGGCAGATCATGGAAATTCGCGTCTTCCCGGATAAAGGCTACTCCTTCGTACG GTTTAATTCTCACGAGAGCGCGGCGCATGCCATCGTTTCCGTCAACGGAACAACTATAGAAGGACACGTAGTGAAGTGCTACTGGGGCAAGGAGACGCCAGACATGATCGGTCCGGTCCAGCAG AACCAGATCGGCTACCCGCCGGCGTACGGGCAGTGGGGCCAGTGGTACGGCAATGCCCAGATCGGCCAGTACGTGCCCAACGGCTGGCAGGTCCCCGCCTACGGGATGTACGGGCAAGCGTGGAATCAGCAGGGCTTTAA TCAGACGCAGTCTTCGGCGGCGTGGATGGGCGCCAACTACGGCGTGCAGCCGCCGCAGGGGCAGAACGGGAGCGTGATAACCAACCAAACGGGATACCGCGTGGCGGGCTTCGAAACGCCCTGA
- the TIA1 gene encoding cytotoxic granule associated RNA binding protein TIA1 isoform X2, giving the protein MEDEMPKTLYVGNLSRDVTEALILQLFSQIGPCKNCKMIMDTAGNDPYCFVEFYEHRHAAAALAAMNGRKIMGKEVKVNWATTPSSQKKDTSNHFHVFVGDLSPEITTEDIKAAFAPFGRISDARVVKDMATGKSKGYGFVSFFNKWDAENAIQQMGGQWLGGRQIRTNWATRKPPAPKSTYESNAKQLSYDDVVNQSSPSNCTVYCGGVTSGLTEQLMRQTFSPFGQIMEIRVFPDKGYSFVRFNSHESAAHAIVSVNGTTIEGHVVKCYWGKETPDMIGPVQQNQIGYPPAYGQWGQWYGNAQIGQYVPNGWQVPAYGMYGQAWNQQGFNQTQSSAAWMGANYGVQPPQGQNGSVITNQTGYRVAGFETP; this is encoded by the exons ATGGAGGATGAAATGCCCAAGACCCT GTACGTGGGGAACCTGTCCAGAGACGTGACCGAAGCTCTAATCCTCCAGCTGTTCAGCCAGATCGGACCATGCAAAAACTGCAAAATGATAATGGAT ACAGCTGGAAACGATCCGTACTGTTTCGTGGAGTTCTATGAGCACCGGCACGCGGCCGCAGCGCTGGCTGCTATGAACGGCCGGAAGATAATGGGTAAG GAGGTCAAAGTGAACTGGGCGACGACCCCCAGCAGCCAGAAGAAAGATACCAGCA ACCATTTCCATGTCTTTGTCGGAGACCTCAGTCCAGAAATTACAACGGAAGATATAAAAGCAGCTTTTGCGCCATTTGGAAGAATATC AGACGCGCGTGTGGTTAAGGACATGGCAACGGGAAAATCTAAAGGATACGGCTTCGTTTCCTTCTTCAATAAATGG GACGCAGAGAACGCGATTCAGCAGATGGGCGGTCAGTGGCTCGGTGGAAGGCAAATCAGAACGAACTGGGCGACGAGAAAACCTCCGGCTCCAAAGAGTACATACGAAT CAAACGCCAAACAGCTGTCTTACGACGACGTGGTCAATCAGTCCAGCCCGAGCAACTGCACCGTGTACTGCGGAGGTGTTACTTCGGGACTGACAG AACAGCTAATGCGCCAGACCTTTTCTCCCTTCGGGCAGATCATGGAAATTCGCGTCTTCCCGGATAAAGGCTACTCCTTCGTACG GTTTAATTCTCACGAGAGCGCGGCGCATGCCATCGTTTCCGTCAACGGAACAACTATAGAAGGACACGTAGTGAAGTGCTACTGGGGCAAGGAGACGCCAGACATGATCGGTCCGGTCCAGCAG AACCAGATCGGCTACCCGCCGGCGTACGGGCAGTGGGGCCAGTGGTACGGCAATGCCCAGATCGGCCAGTACGTGCCCAACGGCTGGCAGGTCCCCGCCTACGGGATGTACGGGCAAGCGTGGAATCAGCAGGGCTTTAA TCAGACGCAGTCTTCGGCGGCGTGGATGGGCGCCAACTACGGCGTGCAGCCGCCGCAGGGGCAGAACGGGAGCGTGATAACCAACCAAACGGGATACCGCGTGGCGGGCTTCGAAACGCCCTGA
- the TIA1 gene encoding cytotoxic granule associated RNA binding protein TIA1 isoform X3, with protein sequence MATGKSKGYGFVSFFNKWDAENAIQQMGGQWLGGRQIRTNWATRKPPAPKSTYESNAKQLSYDDVVNQSSPSNCTVYCGGVTSGLTEQLMRQTFSPFGQIMEIRVFPDKGYSFVRFNSHESAAHAIVSVNGTTIEGHVVKCYWGKETPDMIGPVQQNQIGYPPAYGQWGQWYGNAQIGQYVPNGWQVPAYGMYGQAWNQQGFNQTQSSAAWMGANYGVQPPQGQNGSVITNQTGYRVAGFETP encoded by the exons ATGGCAACGGGAAAATCTAAAGGATACGGCTTCGTTTCCTTCTTCAATAAATGG GACGCAGAGAACGCGATTCAGCAGATGGGCGGTCAGTGGCTCGGTGGAAGGCAAATCAGAACGAACTGGGCGACGAGAAAACCTCCGGCTCCAAAGAGTACATACGAAT CAAACGCCAAACAGCTGTCTTACGACGACGTGGTCAATCAGTCCAGCCCGAGCAACTGCACCGTGTACTGCGGAGGTGTTACTTCGGGACTGACAG AACAGCTAATGCGCCAGACCTTTTCTCCCTTCGGGCAGATCATGGAAATTCGCGTCTTCCCGGATAAAGGCTACTCCTTCGTACG GTTTAATTCTCACGAGAGCGCGGCGCATGCCATCGTTTCCGTCAACGGAACAACTATAGAAGGACACGTAGTGAAGTGCTACTGGGGCAAGGAGACGCCAGACATGATCGGTCCGGTCCAGCAG AACCAGATCGGCTACCCGCCGGCGTACGGGCAGTGGGGCCAGTGGTACGGCAATGCCCAGATCGGCCAGTACGTGCCCAACGGCTGGCAGGTCCCCGCCTACGGGATGTACGGGCAAGCGTGGAATCAGCAGGGCTTTAA TCAGACGCAGTCTTCGGCGGCGTGGATGGGCGCCAACTACGGCGTGCAGCCGCCGCAGGGGCAGAACGGGAGCGTGATAACCAACCAAACGGGATACCGCGTGGCGGGCTTCGAAACGCCCTGA